One window from the genome of Bacillus rossius redtenbacheri isolate Brsri chromosome 10, Brsri_v3, whole genome shotgun sequence encodes:
- the LOC134536125 gene encoding uncharacterized protein LOC134536125 isoform X2: MYINSNNVGNNTPKTAGEVTYVELSHARASCASPRRGSVSATPLRRQEPVVYAQIDAARRGGGGEEPSPAALPLLHPHHLAGVPLVPAPQRRESTGVVRPAGGGGVPAPRMTTTRF, translated from the exons ATGTACATCAACAGTAACAACGTCGGCAACAACACACCGAAAACA GCCGGGGAGGTGACGTACGTGGAGCTGTCCCACGCCCGGGCGAGCTGCGCGTCTCCGCGGCGAGGCAGCGTCTCCGCCACGCCGCTCCGCCGGCAGGAGCCCGTCGTGTACGCGCAGATCGACGCTGCCaggagggggggcgggggggaggAGCCCTCGCCCGCCGCCCTGCCCCTCCTGCACCCCCACCACCTGGCCGGCGTCCCGCTCGTCCCCGCCCCGCAGCGCCGGGAGAGCACG GGGGTGGTTCGTCCAGCGGGCGGGGGCGGAGTCCCAGCGCCCCGCATGACCACGACGAGGTTCTGA
- the LOC134536125 gene encoding uncharacterized protein LOC134536125 isoform X1: MYINSNNVGNNTPKTARGVWQAGEVTYVELSHARASCASPRRGSVSATPLRRQEPVVYAQIDAARRGGGGEEPSPAALPLLHPHHLAGVPLVPAPQRRESTGVVRPAGGGGVPAPRMTTTRF, translated from the exons ATGTACATCAACAGTAACAACGTCGGCAACAACACACCGAAAACA GCGCGTGGCGTGTGGCAGGCCGGGGAGGTGACGTACGTGGAGCTGTCCCACGCCCGGGCGAGCTGCGCGTCTCCGCGGCGAGGCAGCGTCTCCGCCACGCCGCTCCGCCGGCAGGAGCCCGTCGTGTACGCGCAGATCGACGCTGCCaggagggggggcgggggggaggAGCCCTCGCCCGCCGCCCTGCCCCTCCTGCACCCCCACCACCTGGCCGGCGTCCCGCTCGTCCCCGCCCCGCAGCGCCGGGAGAGCACG GGGGTGGTTCGTCCAGCGGGCGGGGGCGGAGTCCCAGCGCCCCGCATGACCACGACGAGGTTCTGA
- the LOC134536124 gene encoding large ribosomal subunit protein uL4 has translation MSLSATRPLISIYNDKNEATGNTVALPAVFRAPIRPDVVNFVHDQMAKNHRQPYCVNKDAGHQTSAESWGTGRAVARIPRVRGGGTHRSGQGAFGNMCRGGRMFAPTKQWRRWHRKINVNQKRYAMVSAIAASGVPALVMSKGHMVQDIPEMPLVVDDKVQEYNKTKQAVIFLRRIKAWADIQKVYKSRRFRAGKGKMRNRRRIQRRGPLIIYDQDQGLTKAFRNIPGVDLIHVNKLNLLKLAPGGHVGRFVIWTQSAFAKLDDLYGSWRKAAKLKKGYNLPQPKMASTDLARLLRADEIRNVLRQPRKVVRRSVKKLNPLRNTRAMLKLNPYAAVLKRKAILTSLKAKRARDEILAKKRGITLRVDKLARMDSKTLGKRKYALGKQKEVKAKKPKVPKAAKGTEAKKVLPKKAAAKKQPTKQEHITKQRSKKESAKKESGKKEPAKKAEEKAPEKK, from the exons AGTTTGTCAGCAACTCGTCCACTGATAAGCATCTACAATGACAAGAATGAAGCCACCGGGAACACGGTTGCCCTTCCGGCAGTCTTCAGGGCCCCCATCCGCCCGGATGTGGTCAACTTTGTCCATGACCAGATGGCCAAGAACCATCGCCAGCCGTACTGCGTGAACAAGGATGCAG GTCACCAGACGAGCGCGGAGTCGTGGGGCACGGGGCGTGCCGTGGCCCGTATCCCCCGAGTGCGCGGCGGAGGAACCCACCGCTCCGGCCAGGGTGCGTTCGGCAACATGTGCCGCGGGGGGCGCATGTTCGCGCCCACGAAGCAGTGGCGCCGTTGGCACCGCAAGATAAACGTCAACCAGAAGCGCTACGCCATGGTGTCTGCCATCGCTGCGTCCGGCGTCCCTGCGCTCGTCATGTCCAAAG GCCATATGGTGCAGGATATTCCAGAGATGCCTCTTGTTGTCGACGACAAAGTTCAAGAATATAACAAAACAAAGCAGGCTGTTATATTTTTGCGTCGCATCAAGGCTTGGGCAGACATACAGAAG gTGTACAAGTCAAGGAGATTCCGTGCCGGAAAAGGAAAGATGCGTAATCGTCGCCGCATACAGAGACGTGGCCCTCTTATCATTTATGATCAAGATCAG GGGCTGACCAAGGCGTTCCGGAACATCCCCGGGGTGGACCTGATCCATGTGAACAAGCTGAACCTGCTGAAGCTGGCGCCGGGCGGCCACGTGGGGCGCTTCGTGATCTGGACGCAGTCGGCCTTCGCCAAGCTGGACGACCTGTACGGCTCGTGGCGCAAGGCCGCCAAGCTCAAGAAGGGCTACAACCTGCCGCAGCCCAAGATGGCCAGCACCGACCTGGCGCGCCTGCTGCGCGCCGACGAGATCAGGAACGTGCTGCGCCAGCCCAG GAAGGTCGTACGGCGCAGCGTGAAGAAGCTGAACCCGCTGCGCAACACGCGCGCCATGCTCAAGCTCAACCCGTACGCGGCCGTGCTCAAGAGGAAGGCCATCCTGACCTCCCTCAAGGCGAAGCGGGCCCGCGACGAGATCCTCGCCAAGAAGAGAGGC ATCACTCTACGCGTAGACAAACTGGCCAGGATGGACTCTAAGACTCTCGGCAAGCGTAAGTATGCTTTGGGCAAGCAGAAGGAAGTGAAGGCGAAGAAGCCCAAAGTGCCCAAGGCAGCCAAGGGCACAGAGGCCAAGAAGGTGTTGCCGAAGAAGGCAGCTGCCAAGAAGCAGCCGACAAAGCAGGAGCACATCACGAAGCAGCGCTCCAAGAAGGAGTCTGCCAAGAAGGAATCCGGCAAGAAGGAGCCCGCCAAGAAGGCTGAAGAAAAGGCACCAGAAAAGAAATGA